A stretch of the Archangium violaceum genome encodes the following:
- a CDS encoding 2-oxo acid dehydrogenase subunit E2 — protein sequence MAHLELIPKENVSSFRKLAIGSWKTSYDPTVYGTMTLRMDKALAYIEAFRQKTGIRLTVTHLLAKAMAEALRRCPDANAILRFNKIYLRKQITVSALVVQTDGGKVDLTSAKIDDAEQKSLRQIAAELEAAVQKVRQRKDEMLEKGKGTVQKIPYMFLNLFTWLMSFFMYTLNLDMRWAGMPRDAFGSAIITNVGSLGLDTAYVPLVPYTRVPIFIAPGAIKDAAVVENGKVVAGKIMNVNASFDHRFIDGFHASVLANTLREMLENPFEHFDKIDEVAPSLPAEVTPPVSAVG from the coding sequence ATGGCTCACCTGGAGCTCATTCCCAAGGAGAACGTCTCCAGCTTCCGCAAGCTCGCCATCGGAAGCTGGAAGACCTCGTACGACCCGACCGTCTACGGGACGATGACGCTGCGGATGGACAAGGCGCTGGCCTACATCGAGGCCTTCCGTCAGAAGACGGGCATCCGCCTCACCGTCACGCACCTGCTGGCCAAGGCCATGGCCGAGGCGCTGCGCCGCTGTCCGGACGCCAACGCCATCCTGCGCTTCAACAAGATCTACCTGCGCAAGCAGATCACCGTCTCCGCGCTGGTGGTGCAGACGGATGGCGGGAAGGTGGACCTGACCTCGGCGAAGATCGACGACGCGGAGCAGAAGTCGCTGCGGCAGATCGCCGCCGAGCTCGAGGCGGCGGTGCAGAAGGTCCGCCAGCGCAAGGACGAGATGCTGGAGAAGGGCAAGGGGACCGTTCAGAAGATCCCCTACATGTTCCTCAACCTCTTCACCTGGTTGATGTCCTTCTTCATGTACACGCTGAACCTGGACATGCGGTGGGCGGGCATGCCGCGGGATGCGTTCGGCTCGGCCATCATCACCAACGTGGGCTCGCTGGGGCTGGACACGGCGTACGTGCCGCTGGTGCCCTACACGCGCGTGCCCATCTTCATCGCTCCGGGCGCCATCAAGGACGCGGCGGTGGTGGAGAACGGGAAGGTGGTGGCGGGGAAGATCATGAACGTGAACGCGTCGTTCGATCACCGCTTCATCGACGGCTTCCACGCCAGCGTCCTGGCCAACACGTTGCGCGAGATGCTGGAGAACCCCTTCGAGCACTTCGACAAGATCGACGAGGTGGCCCCCTCGCTGCCGGCCGAGGTCACCCCGCCGGTGTCGGCCGTGGGCTAG
- a CDS encoding zinc metalloprotease HtpX, translating into MPPEGLRGSGWGHRLGNALKTTVLLAGLTALLLFVGERLGGPQGLVIAGFFVVVMNFASYWFSDRIALAMHGAQPLEYTEAPWLHQMVERLAARAGMPKPKLYLLPTRTPNAFATGRNPEHAAVAVTAGIVDLLDQRELEGVLAHELAHVKNRDTLIGTVAATLAGVISYAAQMLFWFGGSMLSRDDDEDGLAHTLGNLGVLLVAPIAATLLQLAVSRSREYGADATGAELCGDPDALADALMKMERGAELMPYDRAPATSHLFIVNPLSGGAIMHLFSTHPPIPERVRRLREMGARRGSPRVWRGAWA; encoded by the coding sequence ATGCCCCCCGAGGGCCTGCGCGGGAGCGGCTGGGGCCACCGGCTGGGCAACGCGCTGAAGACGACGGTGCTGCTGGCCGGGCTCACGGCGCTCCTGCTGTTCGTGGGCGAGCGCCTGGGCGGCCCGCAGGGGCTCGTCATCGCGGGCTTCTTCGTCGTGGTGATGAACTTCGCCTCGTACTGGTTCAGCGATCGGATCGCGCTGGCCATGCATGGCGCGCAGCCGCTGGAGTACACCGAGGCGCCGTGGCTGCACCAGATGGTGGAGCGGCTGGCCGCGCGCGCGGGCATGCCCAAGCCGAAGCTCTACCTGCTGCCCACCCGGACGCCCAACGCGTTCGCCACGGGCCGCAACCCGGAGCACGCCGCGGTGGCGGTGACGGCCGGCATCGTGGACCTCCTGGATCAGCGGGAGCTGGAGGGCGTGCTGGCACATGAGTTGGCGCACGTGAAGAACCGCGACACGCTCATCGGCACCGTGGCGGCCACGCTCGCGGGCGTCATCAGCTACGCGGCGCAGATGCTCTTCTGGTTCGGCGGCTCCATGCTCAGCCGCGATGACGACGAGGACGGGCTCGCCCACACGCTCGGCAACCTGGGCGTGCTGCTGGTGGCGCCCATCGCCGCCACCCTGCTGCAGCTCGCGGTGAGCCGCTCGCGCGAGTACGGCGCGGATGCCACCGGCGCGGAGCTGTGTGGGGATCCGGATGCACTGGCGGACGCGCTGATGAAGATGGAGCGTGGCGCGGAGCTGATGCCCTACGATCGGGCGCCCGCCACCTCGCACCTCTTCATCGTCAACCCGCTGTCCGGCGGTGCCATCATGCACCTCTTCTCCACCCACCCGCCCATCCCCGAGCGGGTGCGCCGCCTGCGCGAGATGGGGGCCCGCCGGGGCTCGCCTCGCGTCTGGCGCGGCGCCTGGGCGTAG
- a CDS encoding cell envelope biogenesis protein TolA — translation MEVLLVVVSVLFLAALGYIFFGQKQATALPPPTHAKAAELESDSKARARLEADLERKRKELDEQRTQLQDVKEQLKQAKRKLYEQKESEKGEKDLARARAEVERNASMQLEVVRGELAQAEAEIARLKSEMEMGRGGRRGGAPAAAPAPQQQLSTPAQPEERVVTATTTVMPAAAPAAEPAPERGPRRYRDLNDADREKMERLEATANKERSRAAELERELKRIKGRADSQQRIFAASKNELELVKDKYKALEKRLNRTLLERDLLRRAIKDLEKKTGMLAERTELTPDEMAASDRKVEEAAQARTAAEAAQQQAAAASEQSGVSNEQPATGESKQDENPTTPTA, via the coding sequence CTGGAAGTACTCCTCGTCGTCGTCTCGGTGCTCTTCCTCGCGGCGCTCGGCTACATCTTTTTCGGCCAGAAGCAGGCCACGGCGCTGCCCCCTCCCACCCATGCGAAGGCCGCCGAGCTGGAGTCCGACTCCAAGGCCCGTGCGCGTCTGGAGGCCGACCTGGAGCGTAAGCGCAAGGAGCTGGATGAACAGCGGACGCAGCTGCAGGACGTGAAGGAGCAGCTCAAGCAGGCCAAGCGCAAGCTCTACGAGCAGAAGGAGTCGGAGAAGGGCGAGAAGGACCTGGCCCGCGCTCGCGCCGAGGTGGAGCGCAACGCCTCCATGCAGCTCGAGGTGGTCCGGGGCGAGCTGGCCCAGGCCGAGGCGGAGATCGCCCGGCTGAAGTCCGAGATGGAGATGGGCCGGGGTGGCCGCCGGGGTGGTGCTCCCGCCGCCGCGCCCGCGCCGCAGCAGCAGCTCTCCACCCCCGCGCAGCCGGAAGAGCGCGTGGTGACCGCGACCACGACGGTGATGCCCGCCGCCGCTCCCGCCGCCGAGCCGGCCCCGGAGCGGGGCCCGCGCCGCTACCGCGACCTGAACGACGCCGACCGCGAGAAGATGGAGCGGCTGGAGGCGACGGCGAACAAGGAGCGCAGCCGGGCCGCCGAGCTGGAGCGTGAGCTCAAGCGCATCAAGGGCCGCGCGGACTCGCAGCAGCGCATCTTCGCCGCCAGCAAGAACGAGCTGGAGCTGGTGAAGGACAAGTACAAGGCGCTCGAGAAGCGCCTGAACCGCACCCTGCTGGAGCGGGATCTGCTGCGCCGGGCCATCAAGGACCTGGAGAAGAAGACCGGCATGTTGGCTGAGCGTACGGAGCTGACGCCGGACGAGATGGCGGCCAGCGACCGCAAGGTGGAGGAGGCCGCACAGGCCCGGACCGCCGCCGAGGCCGCGCAGCAGCAGGCCGCCGCCGCGTCCGAGCAGTCCGGCGTGTCCAACGAACAGCCCGCCACGGGCGAGTCCAAGCAGGACGAGAATCCCACGACGCCGACCGCGTAA